The proteins below are encoded in one region of Roseovarius bejariae:
- a CDS encoding HesB/IscA family protein: protein MQLPPKVTDRAFARLAEIGAGDQGQALRVAVEGGGCSGFQYDIKLDTPAKDDVILEGQGQKVVVDSISLPFLTGATIDFTEELIGARFTIDNPNASSSCGCGTSFSM, encoded by the coding sequence ATGCAATTACCCCCGAAAGTGACCGACCGCGCCTTCGCCCGGCTGGCCGAAATCGGTGCCGGTGATCAGGGTCAGGCCCTGCGTGTCGCCGTCGAGGGGGGCGGCTGTTCGGGCTTTCAATACGACATCAAGCTCGATACCCCCGCCAAGGATGATGTCATTCTCGAAGGGCAAGGCCAGAAGGTCGTCGTCGATAGCATCTCCCTGCCCTTCCTGACCGGCGCGACGATTGACTTCACCGAAGAACTGATCGGCGCGCGCTTCACCATCGACAACCCCAACGCCAGCAGTTCCTGCGGCTGCGGGACCTCTTTTTCGATGTAG
- a CDS encoding DMT family transporter — MSNPPVIPGLVLCLFYTVLITGADAITKAFGQAYAAPQLFALSGLLVAGFSLVMGRIGAGGTQGLRTHCPRAMALRSGATVFGSLAFYHAFTLLPFAEVFIFVALIPILSALLSGPVLGEAVRGPAWGALGLGALGVMCLFPGGFTMIGAGHLIALMAVLLGTVSLVTARYIGRRDNNLLAQVFYPNLALGLVMCAALPFVYVPMTAQDVAWAVGYAVLLFTARWVLVAALQVLPAYVVTPLMNMQFVWMVMIGALVFGEAPGPGVYLGALIVIAAGLWVLREQARPVIKPTPALPAE, encoded by the coding sequence ATGAGCAATCCACCCGTCATTCCGGGCCTCGTGCTTTGCCTGTTTTACACGGTTTTGATCACAGGGGCGGATGCGATCACGAAGGCGTTTGGGCAAGCCTATGCCGCGCCCCAGTTGTTTGCCCTTTCGGGGCTTTTGGTGGCGGGGTTCAGCCTTGTGATGGGGCGGATCGGTGCAGGCGGCACGCAGGGGCTTAGAACGCATTGTCCAAGGGCCATGGCCTTGCGATCCGGGGCAACGGTTTTCGGGTCGCTTGCCTTTTACCATGCCTTTACCCTGCTGCCCTTTGCCGAGGTCTTTATTTTCGTTGCCCTCATCCCGATCCTCTCGGCGCTTTTATCGGGGCCGGTCTTGGGCGAGGCAGTGCGCGGCCCGGCCTGGGGGGCGCTCGGGCTTGGTGCGCTCGGGGTTATGTGCCTGTTTCCCGGCGGGTTTACCATGATTGGGGCGGGCCATCTGATTGCGCTGATGGCGGTGCTGCTTGGCACCGTGTCACTGGTGACGGCGCGCTATATCGGGCGGCGGGATAACAACCTGCTGGCGCAGGTGTTTTATCCCAACCTTGCGCTCGGGCTGGTGATGTGCGCCGCGTTGCCCTTTGTCTATGTGCCCATGACGGCGCAAGACGTGGCATGGGCCGTGGGTTATGCCGTGCTGCTTTTCACGGCGCGTTGGGTTCTGGTTGCGGCCTTGCAGGTGTTGCCGGCCTACGTGGTCACGCCCCTGATGAACATGCAATTCGTCTGGATGGTGATGATCGGCGCGCTTGTCTTTGGCGAGGCGCCGGGGCCGGGTGTCTATCTCGGGGCCTTGATCGTGATTGCCGCCGGCCTTTGGGTGCTGCGTGAACAGGCGCGGCCAGTGATCAAACCCACCCCGGCACTGCCCGCGGAATAG
- a CDS encoding DUF6902 family protein encodes MSNVVQLDVPFRQNSMAARQAAMLDRFARHRRLDGDVFWLKENAEALNVLESTAAVLPEGALRVHRAFYDEIERRMGFFPQYYRFFLGLCLDLEDLGIGGTKGEGLTRWVARQGLARAELSDLQRAEARRLCLRRGVDPVAEDGGLNDRLRGFVRRSETFALPNKKAAYELTHIVFYLSEYGRRDPEVGQAFIDSLHFAGTLAFLELNLDLLAEICIALRFAGAVPPEVWETWMREQAGLFRLETVHGGGAPQDDYHPWLVVNWAMVVAGQGGFAQQIPEGRVMFRQPAAAVGPLRELSECIYRMDEARSGDWHQMRDRVQEALSDEARRVLEAAEAATDRFEAFFAGFARTGQQQVAL; translated from the coding sequence ATGAGTAATGTCGTTCAACTGGATGTCCCGTTTCGCCAGAACAGCATGGCCGCACGTCAGGCGGCCATGCTGGACCGGTTCGCACGACACCGCCGCCTTGACGGCGATGTCTTCTGGCTGAAGGAAAATGCCGAGGCGCTTAACGTGCTGGAAAGCACCGCTGCGGTATTGCCGGAGGGCGCGTTGCGGGTGCATCGCGCCTTTTATGATGAGATCGAGCGGCGCATGGGGTTTTTCCCACAGTATTATCGTTTCTTTCTGGGGCTTTGCCTTGATCTTGAGGATCTGGGGATTGGCGGGACCAAGGGCGAGGGATTGACCCGCTGGGTGGCCCGGCAGGGGCTGGCCCGGGCCGAGCTTTCGGATTTGCAACGCGCCGAGGCGCGGCGGCTGTGCCTGCGCCGTGGTGTGGACCCGGTAGCGGAGGACGGGGGATTGAATGATCGGCTTCGTGGGTTCGTGCGGCGCTCCGAGACCTTTGCACTTCCCAACAAGAAGGCGGCCTATGAACTGACCCATATCGTGTTTTACCTGTCGGAATACGGGCGGCGAGACCCCGAGGTGGGGCAGGCCTTCATCGACAGCCTGCATTTCGCCGGAACGCTGGCCTTTCTGGAGCTGAATCTTGATCTGCTGGCCGAGATCTGTATCGCGCTGCGCTTTGCCGGGGCCGTGCCGCCGGAGGTCTGGGAAACTTGGATGCGTGAACAGGCCGGGCTGTTTCGGTTGGAAACCGTACACGGGGGTGGCGCGCCACAGGATGATTATCACCCTTGGCTGGTGGTCAACTGGGCCATGGTGGTGGCCGGGCAAGGCGGTTTTGCCCAGCAGATCCCCGAAGGGCGCGTGATGTTCCGGCAACCCGCCGCGGCGGTGGGGCCGCTGCGGGAACTGTCGGAGTGCATCTACCGGATGGACGAGGCGCGGAGCGGCGATTGGCACCAAATGCGCGACAGGGTGCAGGAGGCCCTGTCAGACGAGGCGCGCCGGGTGCTGGAGGCCGCCGAGGCCGCGACCGACCGCTTCGAGGCCTTTTTCGCGGGCTTTGCGCGGACCGGCCAGCAGCAGGTGGCGTTATGA
- a CDS encoding DUF6749 family protein produces MLAQLKTEEISTPQAVASLHDGQAVEAFTTSLLAGTEMGLGEGVEMMTTSLAPVGAVDAQSGDAVEAFTTSL; encoded by the coding sequence ATGCTTGCACAACTGAAAACCGAAGAGATTTCCACCCCTCAAGCCGTGGCCAGCTTGCACGATGGTCAAGCCGTAGAGGCCTTTACCACCTCTTTGCTGGCGGGCACGGAGATGGGTCTTGGCGAAGGTGTTGAGATGATGACCACCTCGCTGGCTCCTGTGGGGGCGGTCGACGCCCAGAGCGGTGATGCGGTCGAAGCGTTCACCACGAGCCTTTGA
- the xth gene encoding exodeoxyribonuclease III, whose product MKIASFNINGIKARIAALSDWLQEAQPDVALLQEIKSVDENFPREHFEDMGYTVETHGQKSFNGVAILSKLPLEDVTRGLPGDDSDEQARWIEATVIGDTRPVHVCGLYLPNGNPAPGPKYDYKLKWMERLKARAETLLDTEEPFLMAGDYNIIPQDEDAKRPEAWAKDALALPDSRAAFRRIVNLGLTEAFRSRHHGPGHYTFWDYQAGAWNRDDGIRIDHFLLSPQCADLLLDCQIDKEIRGREKPSDHVPIWVELDA is encoded by the coding sequence ATGAAAATCGCCAGCTTCAATATCAACGGTATCAAGGCGCGCATCGCCGCGCTCTCCGATTGGCTGCAAGAGGCACAGCCCGATGTCGCCCTGCTACAGGAAATCAAATCGGTCGATGAAAATTTCCCGCGCGAGCATTTCGAGGACATGGGATATACCGTCGAAACCCATGGCCAGAAAAGCTTCAACGGCGTCGCCATCCTGTCGAAACTGCCGCTGGAGGATGTCACCCGCGGGTTGCCCGGCGACGACTCCGATGAACAGGCCCGCTGGATCGAGGCCACGGTGATCGGCGACACCCGGCCGGTCCATGTCTGCGGCCTCTACCTGCCCAACGGCAACCCCGCACCGGGGCCGAAATACGACTACAAACTCAAGTGGATGGAGCGCCTCAAGGCCCGCGCCGAAACCCTGCTCGACACCGAGGAACCCTTCCTCATGGCAGGCGATTACAACATCATCCCGCAGGATGAAGACGCCAAGCGCCCCGAGGCCTGGGCCAAGGATGCCCTCGCCCTCCCCGACAGCCGCGCCGCCTTTCGCCGGATCGTGAACCTCGGCCTGACCGAAGCCTTCCGCAGCCGCCACCACGGCCCCGGGCATTATACCTTCTGGGATTACCAGGCGGGCGCATGGAACCGCGACGACGGCATCCGCATCGACCATTTCCTGCTCAGCCCGCAATGCGCCGACCTGCTGCTCGATTGCCAGATCGACAAAGAGATCCGGGGGCGCGAAAAACCCTCCGATCACGTGCCGATCTGGGTGGAGCTTGACGCCTGA
- a CDS encoding FAD-dependent monooxygenase, producing the protein MSLDGKKCLVVGAGIGGLAVARALALRGAEVTVLEQADAIREVGAGLQISPNGFAVLRALGLADALRAAGVQGEAVSLRDYRKGEVARLDLGRLDSRDYYFLHRADLIEVLAEGARTAGVRIRLLQRVERVEPGPRPAVHLSNGAVLEADLVVGADGLHSKARQALNGTVAPFFTRQVAWRAVVPNDEGRGPEARVHMGPMRHVVSYPLRDRRLLNVVAVQERAAWTAESWSQKDDPMVLRAAFEDFGPEVQDILARIDEVYLWGLFRHPVASNWHGQGMAILGDAAHPTLPFMAQGACMALEDAWALADCMAGEGPMEARLARYQARRAERAKRVVDAASGNAWKYHLSFPPLRWAAHGVIRAGGRLAPERMMRQFDWIYGYDVTAEA; encoded by the coding sequence ATGAGCCTTGATGGAAAGAAATGCCTTGTGGTCGGCGCCGGCATCGGCGGCCTCGCCGTGGCCCGTGCGCTGGCGCTGCGTGGGGCCGAGGTCACCGTGCTGGAACAGGCCGATGCGATTCGCGAGGTGGGCGCGGGGTTGCAGATCAGCCCGAATGGTTTTGCCGTCTTGCGCGCGCTCGGGCTGGCCGATGCGTTGCGCGCGGCGGGCGTTCAGGGCGAGGCCGTCAGCCTGCGCGATTACCGCAAGGGCGAGGTGGCGCGGCTGGACCTGGGGCGTTTGGACAGCCGGGATTATTATTTCCTGCATCGTGCCGATTTGATCGAAGTTCTGGCCGAGGGGGCGCGGACCGCCGGTGTCCGTATCCGCCTGTTGCAACGGGTGGAGCGGGTGGAGCCGGGCCCGCGCCCGGCGGTGCACCTGAGCAACGGGGCGGTTCTGGAGGCCGACCTTGTAGTTGGGGCTGACGGGTTGCATTCAAAGGCGCGGCAGGCGTTGAACGGCACGGTGGCGCCCTTTTTCACCCGGCAAGTGGCTTGGCGGGCCGTGGTGCCCAACGACGAAGGGCGGGGCCCGGAGGCGCGGGTTCATATGGGGCCGATGCGCCATGTGGTGAGTTATCCGTTGCGCGATCGGCGGCTGTTGAACGTCGTGGCGGTACAGGAACGCGCCGCATGGACCGCGGAAAGCTGGAGCCAGAAGGACGACCCGATGGTCCTGCGGGCGGCCTTCGAGGATTTCGGGCCCGAGGTGCAGGATATTCTGGCGCGGATCGACGAGGTCTATCTTTGGGGGCTGTTTCGCCATCCGGTCGCATCCAACTGGCACGGTCAGGGGATGGCGATTCTTGGTGATGCGGCGCACCCGACGCTGCCGTTCATGGCGCAGGGGGCCTGCATGGCGCTTGAGGATGCTTGGGCGCTGGCCGATTGCATGGCGGGCGAGGGCCCCATGGAGGCGCGGCTGGCCCGATATCAGGCACGGCGCGCGGAGCGGGCCAAGCGCGTGGTGGATGCGGCCAGCGGCAATGCATGGAAATACCACCTGTCCTTCCCGCCGCTTCGTTGGGCGGCGCATGGCGTGATCCGCGCGGGCGGGCGTCTGGCGCCGGAGCGGATGATGCGGCAGTTCGACTGGATTTACGGGTATGACGTGACGGCGGAGGCCTAA
- the dksA gene encoding RNA polymerase-binding protein DksA, producing MPDIGLDEGSTMKAEVFLPEDYRPAEDEPFMNERQLEYFRRKLTNWKNELLEGSRDTIEGLQDSTRAIPDVADRASEETDRAIELRTRDRQRKLVAKIDSALRRIEEGEYGYCEVTGEPISLKRLDARPIATMSLEAQERHERREKVHRDD from the coding sequence ATGCCAGACATTGGCCTTGATGAGGGGAGCACCATGAAAGCCGAAGTCTTTCTACCTGAAGACTATCGCCCGGCCGAAGACGAGCCGTTCATGAACGAACGTCAGCTTGAGTATTTCCGCCGTAAGCTGACCAATTGGAAGAACGAGTTGCTGGAAGGCAGCCGGGACACCATCGAGGGGTTGCAGGACAGCACCCGCGCGATCCCGGATGTGGCCGACCGGGCCAGCGAGGAAACCGACCGCGCCATCGAATTGCGCACCCGGGACCGTCAGCGCAAGCTGGTGGCCAAGATCGACAGCGCATTGCGCCGGATCGAAGAGGGGGAATACGGATATTGTGAAGTGACCGGAGAGCCGATCAGCCTCAAGCGGCTTGATGCGCGCCCGATCGCGACCATGAGTCTGGAAGCGCAGGAACGCCACGAGCGGCGCGAGAAAGTTCACCGCGACGATTGA
- a CDS encoding AAA family ATPase, giving the protein MKFQGTEAYVTTDDLTVAVNAAVTLERPLLVKGEPGTGKTELARQVAEGLGLEMIEWNIKSTTKAQQGLYEYDAVSRLRDSQLGDERVHDVGNYIRKGKLWQAFEAGKKVVLLIDEIDKADIEFPNDLLQELDRMEFHVYETGETVRAQNRPIVIITSNNEKELPDAFLRRCFFHYIRFPDMETMKKIVEVHHPGIKDQLLTTALTQFYEIRDQSGLKKKPSTSEVLDWLKLLLAEDLDPADLKRDGADALPKLHGALLKNEADVHLFERLAFMARRQR; this is encoded by the coding sequence ATGAAATTTCAAGGCACCGAGGCCTATGTCACCACCGATGACCTTACCGTCGCCGTCAACGCCGCCGTTACGCTGGAACGTCCGCTTCTGGTCAAGGGCGAGCCCGGCACCGGCAAGACCGAACTCGCCCGCCAGGTGGCCGAAGGACTCGGACTTGAGATGATCGAATGGAACATCAAGTCCACAACCAAGGCGCAACAAGGGCTTTACGAATACGATGCGGTCTCGCGCCTGCGCGACAGCCAACTGGGCGATGAACGCGTCCATGATGTGGGCAACTACATCCGCAAGGGCAAGCTCTGGCAGGCTTTCGAGGCGGGCAAGAAGGTGGTGTTGCTGATCGACGAGATCGACAAGGCCGACATCGAGTTCCCCAACGACCTGTTGCAAGAGCTCGACCGGATGGAATTCCACGTCTACGAAACCGGCGAAACCGTGCGCGCCCAGAACCGCCCCATCGTCATCATCACCTCCAACAACGAAAAGGAACTGCCCGACGCCTTCCTGCGCCGCTGTTTCTTCCACTACATCCGCTTCCCCGACATGGAGACGATGAAAAAAATCGTCGAGGTGCATCACCCCGGCATCAAGGATCAGCTCCTGACCACCGCGCTGACGCAGTTCTACGAGATTCGCGACCAGTCCGGCCTCAAGAAGAAACCCTCCACCTCCGAGGTGCTCGATTGGCTGAAACTGCTGCTGGCCGAAGACCTTGACCCGGCCGATCTCAAGCGGGATGGCGCCGATGCATTGCCCAAACTGCACGGTGCCCTTCTCAAGAACGAGGCGGACGTGCATCTTTTCGAACGCCTCGCCTTCATGGCCCGGCGCCAACGCTAA
- a CDS encoding DUF2927 domain-containing protein, whose translation MRRVILPICLMLGACMPGTSADMPSRAATHDQSTMPAMKRFSAPRPVPPRRSNRDIQRDFLELSFQLESGRPLQHFSRFEQPISIRVTGSPPPTLIPDLNRLVHRLRTEAGIDVARVRSDTANITVEAVPRSEIRRHLPQAACFVVPNISRLSQYRKARHSRITNWSLLKKREKLAVFIPNDSSPQEVRDCLHEELAQAIGPLNDLYRLPDSVFNDDNVHTVLTGFDMLILRAYYSPELHSGMTRAQVARRLPAILSRLNPAGDKIAPRYASSTPRAWIRNIQTALGPGARSAQRRTTAREALRIAEAVGWTDHRRAFSHFALGRLTQSTDPDFAQDQFVIAEQFYKRTPGTTLHRAYTASQLAAYAIAQGRGEDALMLLTPYLSTAERHENAALLATLMMLRAEALELTGRVAEARSVRLDSLGWARYGFGADWAVRAKLRDISALSPLKGPNG comes from the coding sequence ATGCGCCGTGTTATTCTACCTATCTGTTTGATGCTCGGGGCATGTATGCCCGGCACCTCGGCTGACATGCCCTCGCGCGCGGCCACACACGACCAAAGCACCATGCCCGCGATGAAGCGGTTCTCCGCCCCGCGCCCGGTGCCGCCAAGGCGCTCGAACCGCGACATACAGCGCGATTTTCTCGAACTCAGCTTCCAGCTGGAATCCGGTCGCCCCCTGCAACATTTCTCGCGTTTCGAGCAACCGATCTCGATCCGCGTCACCGGCAGCCCGCCGCCCACCCTGATCCCCGATCTCAACCGCCTCGTGCACCGTTTGCGCACCGAAGCCGGAATCGACGTGGCCCGCGTCCGTTCGGATACCGCCAACATCACGGTCGAGGCCGTCCCGCGCAGCGAAATTCGCCGCCACCTGCCGCAAGCGGCCTGTTTCGTCGTGCCCAATATCTCGCGCCTGTCGCAATACCGCAAAGCGCGCCACAGCCGGATCACCAACTGGTCGCTGCTGAAGAAACGCGAAAAACTGGCGGTGTTCATTCCCAACGACAGCTCCCCGCAAGAGGTGCGCGACTGCCTGCACGAGGAACTGGCACAGGCCATCGGCCCGCTGAACGATCTCTACCGCCTGCCAGATTCCGTCTTCAACGACGACAACGTGCATACCGTTCTCACCGGCTTCGACATGCTGATCCTGCGGGCTTATTACTCGCCCGAATTGCACTCGGGCATGACCCGCGCACAGGTGGCCCGCCGCCTGCCCGCGATCCTCAGCCGCCTGAACCCCGCAGGCGACAAGATCGCCCCGCGCTATGCCTCCAGCACCCCGCGCGCCTGGATTCGCAATATCCAGACCGCACTGGGGCCGGGCGCGCGCTCCGCACAGCGCCGCACCACCGCGCGCGAAGCCCTGCGCATCGCCGAGGCCGTGGGCTGGACGGATCACCGACGCGCCTTTTCGCATTTCGCGCTTGGCCGCCTGACCCAATCCACCGACCCCGATTTCGCACAGGATCAATTCGTCATTGCCGAGCAGTTCTACAAACGCACGCCCGGCACTACCCTGCACCGCGCCTATACCGCCTCGCAACTGGCCGCCTATGCCATTGCCCAAGGCCGCGGGGAAGACGCCCTGATGTTGCTTACACCCTATCTGTCCACCGCCGAACGCCACGAGAACGCGGCGCTTCTGGCAACCCTCATGATGCTCCGTGCCGAAGCGCTGGAATTGACCGGCCGCGTTGCCGAGGCCCGCTCCGTCCGACTGGACAGTCTGGGCTGGGCGCGGTACGGGTTCGGCGCGGACTGGGCGGTGCGCGCCAAGCTGCGCGACATCTCGGCGCTCAGCCCGCTCAAAGGACCGAACGGCTAA
- a CDS encoding vWA domain-containing protein encodes MFLPFFDTLRKTGVPVSLREYLTFLEALTTDLVTYDVEGFYYLARSAMVKDERMIDRFDRAFSHCFQGLEEITASDVLNAVDIPEDWLRKMAEKHLTPEEQAEIEALGGFDKLMETLKKRLEEQEGRHQGGNKWIGTAGTSPFGAYGYNPEGVRIGQDKSRHRRAVKVWDKREFRNLDDSVEIGTRNIKVALKRLRQWVRDGAEEELDLDGTIRATAEHGYLDVQTRPERRNAVKVLLFLDVGGSMDDHIKVVEELFSAARAEFKHLEYYYFHNCLYEGVWRDNARRWNEVTPTWDVLHTYGPDYKCIFVGDASMSPYEIAYPGGANEHWNAEAGQTWLDRARQQWPDHLWINPVPQGRWPYTQSIKMIHEIFEGRMVPMTLEGLDTGMRELVR; translated from the coding sequence ATGTTCCTGCCCTTCTTCGATACCCTGCGCAAAACCGGTGTCCCGGTCAGCCTGCGGGAATACCTGACATTCCTCGAGGCCCTGACCACCGATCTTGTCACCTATGACGTCGAAGGGTTCTACTACCTCGCCCGGTCGGCCATGGTGAAGGACGAGCGCATGATCGACCGCTTCGACCGCGCCTTTTCGCACTGTTTCCAAGGGCTGGAGGAAATCACGGCAAGCGACGTCCTCAACGCCGTGGACATCCCCGAAGACTGGCTGCGCAAGATGGCCGAAAAGCACCTCACGCCCGAGGAACAGGCCGAGATCGAGGCGCTTGGCGGCTTCGACAAGCTCATGGAAACCCTCAAGAAACGTCTGGAAGAACAGGAAGGCCGCCATCAGGGGGGCAACAAATGGATCGGCACCGCCGGCACCTCGCCCTTCGGCGCCTATGGCTACAACCCCGAAGGCGTGCGCATCGGGCAGGACAAATCCCGCCACCGCCGCGCCGTGAAGGTCTGGGACAAACGCGAATTCCGCAACCTCGACGACAGCGTCGAGATCGGCACCCGCAACATCAAGGTGGCGCTGAAACGCCTGCGCCAATGGGTGCGCGACGGCGCCGAGGAGGAGTTGGACCTCGACGGCACCATCCGTGCCACGGCCGAACACGGCTACCTTGACGTGCAGACCCGCCCGGAGCGGCGTAACGCGGTCAAGGTACTGCTGTTTCTGGATGTCGGCGGCTCCATGGACGACCACATCAAGGTGGTCGAGGAACTGTTTTCGGCCGCCCGCGCCGAATTCAAACACCTCGAATACTACTACTTCCACAACTGCCTTTACGAAGGCGTCTGGCGCGACAACGCGCGCCGCTGGAACGAGGTGACACCGACATGGGACGTGCTGCATACCTATGGACCGGATTATAAATGCATCTTCGTGGGCGATGCCTCCATGTCGCCCTACGAGATCGCCTACCCCGGCGGCGCCAACGAGCACTGGAACGCCGAAGCCGGCCAGACATGGCTGGACCGCGCGCGACAGCAATGGCCCGATCACCTCTGGATCAACCCGGTCCCGCAGGGGCGCTGGCCCTATACCCAGTCGATCAAGATGATCCACGAGATTTTCGAGGGCCGCATGGTGCCCATGACCCTCGAAGGGCTGGACACGGGCATGCGCGAATTGGTGCGGTGA
- a CDS encoding trans-sulfuration enzyme family protein, translated as MKDWKPATLAAQAAGAQERETGGIVPGISVTSTYGRGPDYALLRPGNIYGRDENETVRQAEAVIRALEGAAATRLFPSGMAAIAAAFRTVPGGGRVVMQSGIYWGTVKWAREFCARRGITLDEVEASDLSLLSGALSQKADLVWIEVPSNPWLKLVNIEEAVTIAHAAGAVLAVDATAATPVLMRPLEMGADLVMHSATKGLNGHSDVVAGGLSVKDEGLPAWQAICSDRHDAGAILGPFEAWLLMRGMRTLPLRVERSSENALRLAQALENHDALEAVWYPGLATHPQHALAQRQMQGGYGCLVSILVKGGFEAAARVVSRLQVFHRATSLGGVESLVEHRHVIEPHTGIPENLLRLSVGIEDAGDLIADIEQALR; from the coding sequence ATGAAAGATTGGAAACCGGCCACTCTGGCGGCGCAGGCCGCGGGCGCGCAGGAGCGCGAGACAGGCGGCATCGTGCCGGGGATTTCCGTCACCTCGACCTATGGACGGGGGCCGGATTACGCGCTGTTGCGGCCCGGTAATATCTATGGCCGGGACGAGAACGAGACCGTCCGGCAGGCCGAGGCGGTGATCCGCGCGCTTGAAGGGGCGGCGGCGACGCGGCTTTTCCCCTCGGGAATGGCGGCAATCGCGGCGGCGTTCCGCACGGTGCCCGGTGGCGGTCGGGTCGTCATGCAATCGGGGATTTACTGGGGCACGGTGAAATGGGCGCGGGAGTTCTGCGCGCGGCGGGGGATTACCCTTGACGAGGTCGAGGCGTCGGACCTGTCCTTGCTTTCCGGGGCCTTGTCGCAAAAGGCCGACCTGGTCTGGATCGAAGTGCCCTCGAACCCCTGGCTGAAGCTGGTGAATATCGAGGAGGCTGTCACGATTGCCCATGCGGCGGGGGCCGTGCTGGCGGTGGATGCCACGGCGGCCACGCCGGTCTTGATGCGCCCGCTGGAGATGGGCGCCGACCTGGTGATGCACTCCGCCACCAAGGGGCTCAACGGCCACTCCGACGTGGTCGCCGGGGGGCTTTCGGTCAAGGACGAAGGCCTTCCCGCGTGGCAGGCGATCTGCTCTGACCGGCACGATGCGGGCGCGATTCTCGGGCCGTTCGAGGCCTGGCTCTTGATGCGGGGGATGCGGACCCTGCCGTTGCGGGTGGAGCGCAGCAGTGAAAACGCCCTGCGCCTTGCACAGGCGCTTGAAAATCACGATGCACTCGAAGCGGTCTGGTATCCCGGACTTGCCACGCATCCGCAACACGCCCTTGCACAACGCCAGATGCAGGGTGGCTATGGCTGCCTTGTGTCGATCCTCGTCAAAGGTGGGTTCGAGGCGGCGGCGCGTGTGGTGTCACGCTTGCAGGTTTTCCATCGGGCCACCTCGCTTGGCGGGGTCGAAAGCCTTGTGGAACACCGCCATGTCATTGAGCCGCATACCGGCATACCGGAAAACCTGCTGCGGCTATCGGTGGGCATCGAAGATGCGGGCGACCTGATCGCGGATATCGAACAGGCGCTCCGTTAA
- a CDS encoding maleate cis-trans isomerase family protein produces MEYETDAGAGGGCRLGLIVLSTDETLEYEARQVLGTRPVNLLHARIPAQADVTPEDLATMAGEMTGTAARLPAGLRAVAYGCTSGATVIGPERVQALVQKVQPDVPVTNPMSSVIAGLEALGARRIALVTPYVPDVTAPMRAYLAERGIEVVSEVSFGQSDDWTVARISEASTRAAMLEAGRAEGVEAVFASCTNLRTFGVIGAVEAELGLPVVTSNQALLWHLLSLGDVDARGWGPGRLFAGQTAGALA; encoded by the coding sequence ATGGAGTATGAAACAGATGCAGGTGCGGGCGGCGGCTGCCGTCTTGGGCTGATCGTTCTGAGCACCGACGAGACCTTGGAATACGAGGCGCGGCAGGTTCTGGGCACGCGGCCTGTGAACCTTCTGCACGCGCGTATCCCCGCGCAGGCGGATGTCACGCCCGAGGATCTGGCGACCATGGCCGGTGAAATGACCGGCACGGCGGCGCGGCTGCCTGCGGGCCTGCGGGCGGTGGCCTATGGCTGTACCTCGGGGGCGACGGTGATCGGGCCGGAGCGGGTACAGGCCCTTGTACAAAAGGTACAGCCCGATGTGCCGGTGACCAACCCGATGTCCTCGGTGATCGCGGGGCTGGAGGCCCTCGGGGCGCGGCGCATCGCCTTGGTGACGCCCTATGTGCCCGACGTGACGGCCCCGATGCGCGCCTATCTGGCCGAGCGGGGCATCGAGGTGGTCAGCGAAGTCAGCTTCGGGCAAAGCGACGATTGGACGGTGGCCCGGATATCCGAAGCCTCGACCCGGGCGGCGATGCTGGAGGCCGGGCGGGCCGAGGGTGTGGAGGCGGTTTTCGCCAGTTGCACCAACCTGCGCACCTTCGGGGTGATCGGCGCGGTGGAGGCGGAATTGGGCCTGCCGGTGGTCACGTCCAATCAGGCGCTCCTGTGGCATCTTCTGTCGCTGGGGGATGTCGATGCCCGTGGCTGGGGGCCGGGGCGGCTGTTTGCCGGGCAAACTGCGGGGGCATTGGCATGA